The Mycobacterium seoulense genome has a window encoding:
- a CDS encoding ABC transporter ATP-binding protein, whose product MSSDVPETVVRLRGVSKHYGSTTAVADLDLEVHAAEVLALLGPNGAGKTTTVEMCEGFVRPDAGTIEVLGLDPIADNARLRTRIGVMLQGGGGYPSARAGEMLNLVASYAADPLDPTWLLDTLGLTDAARTTYRRLSGGQQQRLALACALVGRPELVFLDEPTAGMDAHARLLVWELIDALRRDGVTVLLTTHQLKEAEELADRLVIIDHGATVAAGTPAELMRTGAKDELRFTAPPRLDLSLLTAALPEDYRASEVTPGEYLVEGPVDPQVLATVTAWCARIDVLATDMRVEQRSLEDVFLDLTGRKLRQ is encoded by the coding sequence GTGAGCTCGGACGTTCCTGAAACAGTCGTGCGACTGCGCGGGGTGAGCAAGCACTACGGATCCACCACGGCCGTCGCCGATCTCGACCTCGAGGTGCACGCCGCCGAAGTGCTCGCCCTGCTGGGCCCCAACGGCGCCGGCAAGACCACGACGGTCGAAATGTGCGAGGGCTTCGTGCGCCCCGACGCCGGCACCATCGAGGTGCTCGGGCTGGACCCGATCGCCGACAACGCCCGCCTGCGCACCCGCATCGGGGTCATGCTGCAGGGCGGCGGCGGCTACCCCAGCGCCCGCGCCGGCGAAATGCTCAACCTGGTCGCCTCCTACGCCGCCGACCCGCTGGACCCGACGTGGCTGCTGGACACGCTGGGCCTCACCGACGCCGCCCGCACCACCTACCGGCGGCTGTCCGGCGGGCAGCAGCAGCGGCTCGCGCTGGCCTGCGCGCTGGTCGGGCGGCCCGAGCTGGTCTTCCTCGACGAGCCGACCGCCGGCATGGACGCGCACGCCCGGCTGCTGGTCTGGGAACTGATCGACGCCCTGCGCCGCGACGGCGTGACGGTGCTGCTGACCACCCACCAACTCAAGGAGGCCGAGGAGCTCGCCGACCGGCTGGTCATCATCGACCACGGCGCGACGGTGGCCGCCGGCACACCGGCCGAGTTGATGCGCACCGGTGCCAAGGACGAGCTGCGGTTCACCGCGCCGCCGCGGCTCGACCTGTCCCTGCTGACCGCCGCCCTGCCGGAGGACTACCGGGCCAGCGAGGTGACGCCGGGCGAGTACCTGGTGGAGGGGCCGGTCGACCCGCAGGTGCTGGCCACCGTCACGGCGTGGTGCGCGCGCATCGACGTGCTGGCCACCGACATGCGCGTCGAGCAGCGCAGCCTCGAGGACGTGTTCCTCGACCTCACCGGCAGGAAGTTGCGGCAGTGA
- the mptB gene encoding polyprenol phosphomannose-dependent alpha 1,6 mannosyltransferase MptB: MAARHHALSSSIASLHGDEQAVGTPLNDTELTALQRTRLFGATGTVLMAIGALGAGARPVVQDPTFGVRLLNLPSRIQTVSLTMTTTGAVMMALAWLMLGRFALGSRRMSRGDLDRTLLLWTLPLLIAPPMYSKDVYSYLAQSQISLEGLDPYRVGPASGLGLSHVFTLSVPTLWRETPAPYGPLFLWIGRGISAITGENIVAAVLCHRLVELIGVGLIVWATPRLARRCGVAEVSALWLGAANPLLIMHLVAGVHNEALMLGLMLAGAEFALRGIDAPRLFPASWRPGPQWEPLGMLLAGAVLIILSSQVKLPSLLALGFVTMALAYRCGGNLRALLLAGGAMTALSLAVMAVVGRASGLGFGWIYTLGTANVVRSWMSPPTLLALGTGQVGILLGLGDHTTAVLGLTRAIGVLIIMVMVAWLLVAVFRGRLHPIGGLGVALGVTVLLFPVVQPWYLLWAIIPLAAWATRSGFRTAVIVMTLVVGIFGPTANGDRFALFQIVDATLASTVIVAVLIAVTYTRLPWRRPPGEGAETPPQPVETAPAPGTAEVPRATPSSEAVPDAYADST; encoded by the coding sequence ATGGCAGCCCGCCACCACGCGCTGAGCTCGTCGATCGCCAGCTTGCACGGCGACGAGCAGGCGGTGGGCACGCCGCTGAACGACACCGAGCTCACCGCGCTGCAGCGCACCCGCCTGTTCGGGGCCACCGGCACCGTCCTGATGGCCATCGGCGCGCTGGGCGCCGGGGCCCGGCCCGTCGTGCAGGACCCCACGTTCGGGGTACGGCTGCTCAACCTGCCCTCGCGGATCCAGACGGTCTCGTTGACGATGACGACGACGGGCGCGGTCATGATGGCGCTGGCCTGGCTGATGCTCGGCCGGTTCGCGTTGGGCAGCAGGCGGATGTCCCGCGGCGACCTGGACCGCACCCTGCTGCTGTGGACCCTGCCGCTGTTGATCGCGCCGCCGATGTACAGCAAGGACGTCTACTCCTACCTGGCCCAGAGCCAGATCTCCCTGGAAGGGCTCGACCCGTACCGGGTGGGCCCGGCGTCGGGACTCGGCCTGTCCCACGTCTTCACGCTCTCGGTCCCCACCCTGTGGCGCGAGACGCCGGCGCCCTACGGCCCGCTGTTCCTGTGGATCGGGCGGGGCATCTCCGCGATCACCGGGGAGAACATCGTGGCCGCCGTGCTGTGTCACCGGCTGGTCGAACTGATCGGCGTGGGGTTGATCGTGTGGGCGACACCGCGGCTGGCCCGGCGCTGCGGCGTCGCCGAGGTGAGCGCGCTGTGGCTGGGCGCGGCCAATCCGCTGCTGATCATGCATCTGGTGGCCGGGGTCCACAACGAGGCGCTGATGCTCGGGCTGATGCTGGCCGGCGCCGAGTTCGCGCTGCGCGGCATCGACGCACCGCGGTTGTTCCCGGCTTCCTGGCGGCCCGGCCCGCAGTGGGAACCGCTGGGCATGCTGCTGGCCGGCGCCGTCCTGATCATCCTGTCGTCGCAGGTGAAGCTGCCGTCGCTGCTGGCGCTCGGGTTCGTCACGATGGCGCTGGCCTATCGCTGCGGGGGCAACCTGCGGGCGCTGCTGCTGGCGGGCGGCGCGATGACGGCGCTGTCGCTGGCGGTGATGGCGGTCGTCGGCCGGGCCAGTGGACTCGGGTTCGGCTGGATCTACACCCTGGGCACGGCCAACGTCGTCCGCAGCTGGATGTCGCCGCCGACCCTGCTGGCCCTGGGCACCGGGCAGGTGGGGATCCTGCTGGGGCTCGGGGACCACACCACCGCGGTGTTGGGGCTCACCCGCGCCATCGGCGTGCTGATCATCATGGTGATGGTGGCCTGGTTGCTGGTGGCGGTCTTCCGCGGCCGCTTGCACCCGATCGGCGGCCTGGGCGTGGCGCTGGGCGTCACCGTGCTGTTGTTTCCCGTCGTGCAGCCCTGGTACCTGCTGTGGGCGATCATCCCGCTGGCCGCCTGGGCGACCCGCAGCGGGTTCCGGACCGCGGTCATCGTCATGACCCTCGTCGTGGGCATCTTCGGCCCGACGGCCAACGGCGACCGCTTCGCGCTCTTCCAGATCGTGGACGCCACCCTGGCCAGCACCGTCATCGTCGCGGTGCTCATCGCCGTGACCTACACCCGGTTGCCGTGGCGGCGGCCCCCGGGCGAGGGCGCCGAAACGCCTCCGCAGCCCGTCGAGACGGCGCCGGCGCCGGGCACCGCCGAGGTCCCCCGGGCCACCCCCAGTTCGGAGGCGGTGCCCGACGCCTACGCTGATTCCACGTGA